One Oxobacter pfennigii DNA segment encodes these proteins:
- a CDS encoding GNAT family N-acetyltransferase, with protein MVKVEKYNDNYTDSFNRLYSMAHGNTRANSDILSNNKLKIKLLKISQKIKGYILYKDIDDSSIKDRVHIEDIFIEKNYCNKANYTYLLESINKGFLFKKYKTAQIFLDKSKPYFEISDKLNLSMDQEIYDMKIFLNGYKRVPVTDNVSFKTFKKGRDEYTRMWIQNDLFKGAKGHKDFNIEDVLHEQKQIYFLEEGCIFLKYNDEIAGYAQVIYENHPDTKPYIVNFGIITKYRGLGLSKLLLNHTLNFIKRKDFNEAYVTVDSSNKKALRLYRKTGFSKIGSLGMYLYNYNSSKVSFF; from the coding sequence ATGGTAAAGGTCGAAAAATACAATGATAATTATACCGACAGTTTTAACAGACTGTATTCAATGGCACATGGCAATACAAGAGCTAATTCTGACATATTAAGCAATAATAAATTAAAAATAAAGCTATTAAAGATATCCCAAAAAATAAAAGGATACATTCTATATAAAGATATCGATGATAGCAGCATTAAAGACAGAGTGCATATAGAAGATATATTCATTGAAAAGAATTACTGCAATAAAGCCAATTACACCTATCTTTTGGAATCCATAAACAAAGGCTTTTTGTTTAAGAAATATAAAACCGCTCAGATTTTTTTAGATAAAAGCAAGCCCTATTTTGAAATTTCAGACAAGCTTAATCTAAGTATGGATCAGGAAATTTACGATATGAAAATATTTTTGAATGGCTATAAAAGGGTACCCGTTACAGACAATGTAAGCTTTAAAACCTTTAAAAAAGGCAGGGATGAGTATACTCGAATGTGGATTCAAAATGACCTTTTTAAAGGAGCAAAGGGCCATAAAGACTTCAATATAGAGGATGTACTCCATGAACAAAAACAGATTTATTTTTTAGAAGAGGGCTGCATATTCCTTAAATATAATGATGAAATAGCAGGTTATGCACAGGTTATATACGAAAATCATCCCGACACCAAGCCTTACATAGTTAATTTCGGCATTATAACCAAATACCGAGGTTTGGGACTGTCCAAGCTCCTTTTGAATCACACTCTTAATTTCATAAAGAGAAAGGATTTCAATGAAGCCTACGTTACGGTCGATTCATCAAATAAAAAAGCTTTAAGGCTTTACAGAAAGACAGGCTTTTCAAAAATAGGCTCCTTAGGCATGTATTTATATAATTATAATAGTTCAAAGGTCAGTTTCTTTTAA
- the istB gene encoding IS21-like element helper ATPase IstB yields MQMPPALDIEQLKAASFVDKKENLILYGLVGTGKSHLATAIGVAACSSGKRVRFFRTASLVNQLSESKAKGELKRFMKLIEKTDLLICDEWGYIPFEKEGSQLLFQVISECYERRSVIITTNLEFSKWNGIFYDEKLTSAIIDRLVHHSHLLVYTGPSHRLTHSTMKSQ; encoded by the coding sequence ATACAAATGCCGCCTGCACTTGATATTGAACAGCTAAAGGCAGCAAGCTTCGTTGATAAGAAAGAAAATCTAATACTTTATGGACTCGTGGGTACCGGCAAGTCGCATCTTGCAACTGCAATAGGAGTTGCAGCCTGCAGCAGCGGCAAGAGAGTGAGATTCTTCCGCACAGCATCATTGGTGAACCAACTTAGTGAATCCAAAGCAAAAGGTGAGCTGAAACGCTTCATGAAACTAATCGAGAAAACGGACCTATTGATATGTGATGAATGGGGTTATATACCCTTTGAAAAGGAAGGATCACAATTACTATTCCAAGTAATATCGGAATGCTATGAGAGAAGAAGCGTCATCATTACAACGAATTTAGAATTCAGCAAGTGGAATGGTATTTTCTATGACGAAAAGCTGACAAGCGCTATTATTGACAGGCTGGTTCATCACAGCCATCTGCTGGTTTATACAGGCCCAAGTCATAGGTTAACACACTCAACCATGAAATCCCAGTAA
- the speD gene encoding adenosylmethionine decarboxylase — MNTLGRHILAEIYGCNPQTLNDRELIERIMVDSALEAGAEVREVAFHKFSPQGVSGVVVISESHLTIHTWPELGYAAVDVFTCGDRINPWDACNYLTEKFNAKHMTATEVKRGLFDQPVSVKASSL; from the coding sequence ATGAACACTTTGGGCCGTCATATTTTGGCAGAAATTTATGGATGTAATCCACAAACACTTAACGACAGGGAATTGATTGAGAGGATTATGGTAGATTCAGCTTTGGAAGCAGGTGCTGAAGTACGTGAAGTTGCGTTTCATAAATTTAGTCCACAAGGGGTAAGCGGGGTTGTCGTAATATCAGAATCACATCTTACCATTCATACTTGGCCTGAGCTAGGCTATGCTGCAGTTGACGTTTTCACCTGCGGTGACAGGATTAATCCTTGGGATGCATGCAACTACTTGACTGAGAAGTTCAACGCCAAGCATATGACAGCTACTGAAGTTAAAAGAGGCCTTTTTGACCAGCCGGTTTCAGTAAAAGCGTCAAGTCTGTAA
- a CDS encoding bifunctional 4-hydroxy-3-methylbut-2-enyl diphosphate reductase/30S ribosomal protein S1, whose translation MNIIVADYSGFCFGVKNAVSTVYKTTNDKGGRIYTYGPIIHNSTVVNELEQKGIIALPSIEDLKENDTVIIRSHGVSKEVIGTLRDKKVDIVDATCPYVEYIHKKVEEYYNKNYQIIIVGDPAHPEVHGINGWCDNSAVIVNSEEEINNLPKYPKICVVSQTTMNSDKWALMVPLILKISKEIIVFNTICTATEQRQKSAEEIAKKSDSLIVLGGYNSSNTKKLVEICKKYCDKTYHIETINEMDVEKIKNVKTLGITAGASTPDWIIKEAIDKMSDLTNINEENNEQNIMDEYEKTFKKISQGDIVKGKIIYVNDDEASVDIGYKADGLIPRSELTISGDVSPRDILNPGDELDVYILKVNDGEGNVLLSKKLVDAEKSLEYIEEAHKSKTKLTARVAQIVKGGVIADVKGVQVFIPASQLDIRYVEDMSQYLKQEFDIIISEYNPEKRRVIGSRKAVLGEEIKNKKKALFENLEAGQVISGKVIRITDFGAFVDLGGVDGLIHISELSWGRVKHPSEVVKEGDSVEVYVLSVDKDKERISLSLKKTLSEPWGDIDSKFKIGDIVTGKVVRIASFGAFIEIEPGLDGLVHISNISDKRINKVEDALKVGETVTAKIIEINAENKRLSLSIKDAAETENVDVEVFEEAAKEEVQTTIQDVIDSKVSE comes from the coding sequence TTGAATATCATTGTGGCAGATTATTCAGGCTTTTGTTTCGGTGTAAAGAATGCAGTATCTACCGTGTACAAAACAACTAACGATAAAGGGGGTAGAATTTATACATACGGTCCCATAATCCATAATAGTACAGTGGTAAATGAATTGGAGCAAAAAGGCATTATTGCACTGCCATCTATTGAAGATTTGAAGGAAAATGATACTGTTATCATAAGATCCCACGGTGTTTCCAAGGAAGTAATAGGTACATTGAGGGATAAAAAGGTTGATATAGTGGATGCAACATGTCCCTATGTTGAATATATTCATAAAAAAGTTGAGGAATATTATAATAAGAATTATCAAATTATTATAGTAGGCGATCCTGCCCATCCGGAGGTACATGGAATCAACGGATGGTGCGATAATTCGGCAGTTATAGTAAATTCAGAGGAAGAAATTAATAACCTGCCGAAATACCCGAAAATATGCGTTGTATCCCAAACCACCATGAATTCGGATAAATGGGCGTTGATGGTACCTTTAATTCTTAAAATTTCCAAAGAAATCATTGTTTTTAATACTATTTGCACTGCCACTGAGCAGAGGCAAAAATCAGCAGAAGAAATTGCAAAGAAAAGTGATTCATTAATTGTCCTAGGCGGATACAACAGTTCCAATACCAAAAAACTGGTGGAAATATGCAAAAAATATTGTGATAAGACATACCACATTGAAACTATCAATGAAATGGATGTTGAAAAAATAAAAAATGTAAAAACATTGGGCATAACAGCAGGTGCTTCAACACCTGACTGGATAATAAAGGAGGCAATTGATAAAATGAGTGATTTAACAAACATAAATGAGGAAAATAATGAACAAAACATTATGGATGAATACGAGAAAACCTTTAAGAAAATATCTCAGGGAGATATCGTCAAAGGTAAGATAATATATGTTAATGACGATGAAGCTTCAGTAGATATCGGTTATAAGGCAGACGGCCTTATTCCAAGATCCGAACTTACCATAAGCGGCGACGTTTCACCGAGAGACATTTTAAATCCCGGAGATGAGCTTGATGTTTATATCTTAAAGGTTAATGATGGTGAGGGTAACGTACTTTTATCCAAAAAGCTTGTTGATGCTGAAAAAAGCCTAGAATATATTGAAGAGGCCCATAAAAGTAAAACAAAGCTTACTGCTCGCGTAGCCCAGATAGTAAAGGGCGGAGTAATTGCAGATGTTAAGGGAGTACAGGTTTTCATTCCTGCTTCACAACTGGATATAAGATATGTTGAGGATATGTCTCAATACTTAAAACAGGAATTTGATATCATAATCTCTGAATACAATCCTGAAAAGAGAAGGGTAATCGGTTCAAGAAAAGCTGTTTTAGGAGAGGAAATCAAAAACAAAAAGAAAGCATTGTTTGAAAACCTTGAAGCTGGTCAGGTGATATCAGGCAAAGTTATAAGAATTACTGATTTTGGTGCCTTTGTTGATTTAGGCGGCGTTGACGGCCTTATCCATATTTCAGAGCTGTCTTGGGGAAGGGTAAAACATCCATCCGAAGTGGTTAAAGAGGGAGATTCCGTTGAAGTTTATGTTCTCTCCGTTGACAAAGACAAGGAGCGCATATCCTTAAGCCTTAAAAAGACCTTGTCAGAACCCTGGGGCGATATTGACAGCAAATTTAAAATAGGGGATATTGTTACAGGCAAAGTTGTAAGAATAGCTTCCTTCGGAGCTTTCATTGAAATAGAGCCCGGCCTTGACGGTTTGGTTCATATATCAAATATAAGCGATAAGAGAATAAACAAAGTGGAAGATGCCTTAAAGGTAGGGGAGACAGTTACTGCAAAGATAATCGAAATTAATGCAGAGAACAAGAGATTGAGCCTTAGCATCAAAGATGCAGCAGAAACCGAAAATGTTGATGTAGAAGTTTTCGAAGAAGCAGCAAAAGAAGAAGTTCAAACAACCATCCAGGACGTTATTGACAGCAAAGTAAGCGAATAA
- the cmk gene encoding (d)CMP kinase → MNKIVVAIDGPAGAGKSTIARIIANRLQILYIDTGAMYRAVTLELLNKNISIEDIDKIEEILKHIKIDIMDDKVFLNNKDVTHEIRQQVINRTVSSVSAIPQVRKKLVDLQREFARNRSVVMDGRDIGTNVLKDADVKVFLTASADERSVRRYKEILLKGLDANLGEIKNEILARDELDSTRALNPLKKAHDAAVVDTTGKDIEMVVEEILKIIKPKL, encoded by the coding sequence ATGAATAAAATCGTTGTAGCGATAGATGGTCCGGCAGGTGCAGGCAAGAGCACCATAGCCAGAATCATTGCCAACAGGCTTCAAATCCTATATATAGACACTGGTGCAATGTATAGAGCTGTCACTTTAGAGCTTCTTAATAAGAATATTTCCATTGAAGATATTGACAAGATTGAAGAAATCCTTAAACATATAAAAATCGACATTATGGATGACAAAGTATTTTTAAACAACAAAGACGTTACTCATGAAATAAGGCAGCAGGTCATTAATAGAACGGTTTCTTCCGTTTCCGCCATACCCCAGGTAAGAAAAAAACTGGTGGATTTACAAAGAGAGTTTGCCAGAAACAGAAGTGTTGTTATGGATGGGCGGGATATCGGCACAAACGTATTAAAAGATGCTGATGTAAAGGTATTTCTTACTGCTTCTGCCGATGAGAGGTCTGTTCGAAGATACAAGGAAATTTTATTAAAGGGATTGGATGCAAATCTTGGAGAAATTAAAAATGAAATATTAGCCAGGGATGAATTGGACAGCACAAGAGCACTTAATCCCTTAAAAAAAGCTCATGACGCCGCCGTAGTTGATACAACAGGCAAGGACATAGAAATGGTAGTTGAGGAGATTTTAAAAATCATAAAACCCAAACTATGA
- the aroH gene encoding chorismate mutase gives MIAIRGAITVKEDTKEEIYKATSDLLKSIIEKNSLNTDDIISIFFTCTRDLKSAYPAVAARSLGITNAGLMCFNEMYVEGSLTRCIRVLINANKVISQKEVKHIYMEGAVVLRPDLTSLN, from the coding sequence TTGATTGCCATCAGAGGAGCGATAACTGTAAAGGAAGATACCAAGGAGGAAATTTACAAGGCTACTTCGGATTTGCTTAAAAGCATAATAGAAAAGAACAGCCTTAATACCGATGACATAATAAGTATTTTTTTTACATGCACAAGAGATTTAAAATCTGCTTATCCAGCTGTAGCTGCCAGAAGTTTAGGCATTACAAACGCAGGGCTTATGTGTTTTAATGAAATGTATGTGGAGGGCAGCCTTACAAGATGCATAAGGGTATTAATTAATGCAAACAAGGTTATTTCTCAAAAAGAAGTAAAACATATATATATGGAAGGCGCTGTAGTTTTAAGGCCGGATTTGACTTCTTTGAATTAA
- a CDS encoding NAD(P)/FAD-dependent oxidoreductase has product MNNIIVIGGGAAGMMASLIAAKEGKKVILIEKNEKLGKKVYITGKGRCNITTSLEIEEIMSNIPGNSSFLYSALYTFSNHDLMNMIEDMGVKLKIERGNRVFPESDKSSDIIKAFENHLKKHDVNIMFNSEVSDIIIVNNEIKGVILNNRELPCDSVIIATGGMSYPLTGSTGDGYKFAKKAGHTVTKIRPSLIPLTAKEEWVKKLQGLSLKNASVNVSFKNKVIFEQLGEMIFTHFGVSGPIILSASRFVVDRLPDEVKLSINLKPGLTFEQLDKRVQKDFEIYSNKMFKNSLDSLLPQKMIPVIIELSGIHENKEVNQITRDERISLVKLLQNLTLTITCTRPIKEAIVTAGGVSVKEINPSTMESKIVKGLYFAGEVIDVDGLTGGFNLQIAFSTGYCAGLNA; this is encoded by the coding sequence TTGAATAATATTATAGTTATTGGCGGCGGTGCTGCCGGTATGATGGCTTCTTTAATTGCTGCAAAGGAAGGCAAAAAGGTTATTTTGATAGAAAAGAATGAAAAGCTGGGTAAAAAGGTATATATAACCGGGAAGGGAAGGTGCAATATCACTACTTCCCTTGAAATAGAGGAAATAATGAGCAACATACCCGGAAACAGCAGCTTTTTATACAGTGCCCTGTATACATTTTCAAACCATGATTTGATGAATATGATAGAAGATATGGGCGTTAAATTAAAAATCGAACGGGGAAACAGAGTTTTCCCTGAATCCGATAAATCCAGCGATATTATCAAAGCTTTTGAAAACCATTTAAAGAAGCATGATGTAAACATTATGTTCAACAGTGAAGTTAGTGATATAATTATTGTGAATAATGAAATAAAGGGCGTAATTTTAAATAACAGAGAGCTTCCATGCGACTCCGTAATTATTGCCACCGGCGGAATGTCCTATCCATTGACCGGCTCTACCGGCGATGGATATAAATTTGCGAAAAAGGCTGGACATACTGTAACTAAAATAAGGCCTTCTCTTATCCCATTAACTGCAAAGGAAGAATGGGTTAAAAAGCTTCAAGGTCTCTCTCTTAAAAATGCTTCAGTCAATGTATCATTTAAAAACAAAGTGATTTTTGAGCAACTAGGGGAGATGATATTCACCCATTTTGGAGTATCGGGACCCATCATATTATCTGCCAGCAGATTCGTAGTCGACAGGCTACCCGATGAGGTTAAACTTTCCATTAATTTAAAGCCGGGATTAACCTTTGAACAGCTCGACAAAAGAGTACAGAAGGATTTTGAAATTTACTCAAACAAAATGTTCAAAAACTCTTTAGATAGCCTCCTGCCTCAAAAGATGATTCCTGTCATAATAGAGTTGAGCGGAATCCATGAAAACAAGGAAGTAAATCAGATAACAAGAGATGAGCGTATTAGTTTAGTTAAGCTCCTTCAAAATTTAACCCTTACCATTACCTGTACCAGGCCTATTAAAGAGGCGATAGTAACGGCAGGAGGAGTCAGCGTAAAGGAGATAAATCCTTCAACCATGGAATCAAAAATTGTTAAAGGCTTGTATTTTGCCGGTGAAGTTATAGATGTAGACGGATTAACCGGCGGTTTTAACTTACAGATAGCATTTTCCACCGGGTACTGTGCCGGTCTGAATGCTTAA
- a CDS encoding MurR/RpiR family transcriptional regulator, translating to MEDNQDLIKLIQSKFQRMSKGQKLIAEFILKHYDKAAFMTASKLGNSVGVSESTVVRFADELGYNGYPKLQKALQELIKTKLTTIQRIELSSDFISEENALKNVLKADIDNIRGTLEKINSNTFEEVINRILKARRIYIMGLRSSTALADFLGFYLNLILDNVRVVNYGVSDAFEQLLRLDENDLFIGIGFPRYSSRTIEALRYAKNNGATAIALTDSLLSPLSADADYTLLAQSNMASFVDSLVAPLSVINALIIAVGLREKDKTSNTFEKLERIWDEQKVYAERDGFI from the coding sequence ATGGAAGATAATCAGGATCTCATAAAACTTATACAGTCGAAATTCCAGCGTATGAGTAAAGGTCAAAAGCTGATTGCCGAGTTTATACTAAAGCATTATGACAAGGCCGCCTTTATGACTGCTTCCAAATTGGGAAACAGTGTAGGGGTCAGTGAATCAACAGTGGTAAGGTTTGCCGATGAGCTGGGATATAACGGTTATCCCAAGCTTCAGAAGGCATTGCAGGAGCTCATTAAAACCAAGCTCACCACCATCCAGAGAATAGAACTTTCAAGCGATTTCATAAGCGAAGAAAATGCACTTAAAAATGTATTAAAAGCCGATATTGACAACATAAGAGGCACTTTGGAGAAGATAAACAGCAACACCTTTGAAGAGGTAATAAACAGAATTCTAAAAGCCCGCAGAATATACATAATGGGACTTCGGAGTTCAACTGCTCTGGCGGATTTCCTTGGATTTTATTTAAATCTCATACTGGATAATGTAAGGGTGGTAAACTATGGTGTAAGCGATGCCTTTGAGCAGCTTTTAAGGCTGGATGAAAACGACCTTTTTATAGGTATCGGCTTCCCCAGATATTCAAGCAGAACCATAGAAGCATTAAGGTATGCTAAAAATAACGGGGCTACGGCCATTGCATTGACTGACAGCCTTCTTTCACCTTTATCGGCGGATGCAGACTATACCTTGCTTGCCCAAAGCAATATGGCATCTTTTGTTGATTCTCTTGTTGCTCCCTTAAGCGTTATAAATGCACTCATAATTGCTGTAGGGTTAAGGGAGAAGGATAAAACCTCCAATACCTTTGAAAAACTTGAGCGCATATGGGATGAGCAAAAAGTATATGCGGAAAGGGACGGCTTTATATAA
- a CDS encoding DUF4264 family protein — protein MEKEQLNVIGQKIYEGNPKLYEIVDFLNKSLKHKNLIFGMAIKDNKQVITIYEE, from the coding sequence ATGGAAAAGGAACAATTAAATGTAATCGGTCAAAAAATATATGAGGGAAATCCTAAACTTTATGAGATTGTGGACTTTTTAAACAAATCACTGAAGCATAAAAATCTTATTTTCGGAATGGCTATAAAGGACAATAAGCAGGTGATAACAATATACGAAGAATAA
- the surE gene encoding 5'/3'-nucleotidase SurE, which translates to MNILITNDDGIDSPGIYALTKQFIHEGNVVISAPDRQRSACSHSITMHGPITVLQYSFYNLNCKAYAVSGTPVDCVKLAYEKFAEEKFDVVLSGINDGGNLGSDVLYSGTVSAAIEGALLGIPSIAISLSQGNGSRDYDAAAHYAYEIYRKYLSEKFLPGTVLNVNVPPVKKDEIKGIIATSLGDRKYNNNYEERLDPQGNIHYWLTGDIVKTENNNATDIYAVENNYVSVTPMHFELTKYEYINKISKWFMKE; encoded by the coding sequence ATGAATATATTAATAACCAATGATGACGGCATAGATTCACCAGGCATTTATGCTTTGACAAAACAATTCATACATGAAGGAAATGTAGTAATTTCAGCCCCCGACAGACAAAGAAGCGCCTGCTCCCATTCCATAACAATGCATGGTCCCATAACGGTTTTGCAATACAGCTTTTATAACTTAAACTGTAAGGCCTATGCAGTCTCCGGGACTCCCGTAGATTGTGTAAAACTGGCCTATGAGAAATTTGCTGAAGAAAAGTTTGATGTAGTATTATCCGGCATAAACGACGGAGGCAATTTAGGTAGTGATGTTTTATATTCCGGAACGGTATCTGCAGCTATAGAAGGAGCGCTCTTAGGCATTCCTTCAATTGCAATTTCTCTGTCCCAGGGCAATGGCAGCCGGGATTATGATGCAGCTGCCCATTATGCTTATGAAATATATAGAAAATATTTATCCGAAAAATTTCTTCCAGGCACTGTTCTAAATGTAAACGTCCCGCCTGTTAAAAAAGATGAGATAAAAGGAATTATAGCAACCAGCTTAGGGGACAGAAAATATAATAACAACTATGAAGAGAGGTTAGACCCACAAGGCAATATTCACTACTGGCTTACAGGGGATATAGTAAAGACGGAAAACAATAACGCCACAGATATATACGCTGTTGAAAATAACTATGTTTCCGTAACACCCATGCATTTTGAGCTGACAAAATATGAATATATAAATAAAATCAGCAAATGGTTTATGAAGGAGTAA
- a CDS encoding tRNA (mnm(5)s(2)U34)-methyltransferase, with translation MNFKYKNALTLSRFIFKDSIKEGDRVIDATCGNGHDSLFLSQIIGESGKLYCFDIQDIAINNTKIRLKENSPYENYTLIKDGHENLDLYIKEEIQGVVFNLGYLPGGNHKIITSPMSTITSLQKTLKLLSPGGIAVIVVYYGHEGGDYEKDALYKFIGSINPKLFTVISSQFVNQINNPPLLIVIEKVRDMSYEDK, from the coding sequence ATGAACTTTAAATATAAAAATGCGTTGACATTATCAAGATTTATTTTTAAAGACTCCATAAAAGAAGGAGACAGAGTAATTGATGCGACCTGCGGAAACGGCCATGATTCCCTGTTTCTAAGCCAAATAATCGGAGAAAGTGGAAAGCTCTATTGCTTTGATATACAGGATATTGCAATAAACAACACTAAAATCAGGCTTAAAGAAAACTCACCCTATGAAAACTACACCTTGATTAAAGACGGTCACGAAAATCTTGATTTATATATTAAAGAGGAAATCCAAGGCGTTGTATTTAATTTAGGATATTTACCGGGAGGTAACCATAAAATTATAACTTCGCCTATGAGTACCATTACTTCCCTTCAAAAAACATTAAAATTGCTGTCACCGGGTGGAATTGCTGTAATTGTTGTATATTACGGACATGAAGGCGGAGACTATGAAAAAGATGCACTGTATAAATTCATTGGGAGCATTAATCCAAAGCTTTTTACCGTAATCAGCAGCCAATTTGTAAACCAGATAAATAATCCACCATTATTAATAGTAATAGAAAAGGTCAGGGACATGTCTTATGAAGATAAATAG
- a CDS encoding pseudouridine synthase: MEERLQKFLARSGIASRRKCEELIKEGTIKVNGVTVTDMGIKIDSKKDVISYKDKVITINGEKVYIILNKPCGYITTTKEQFNRKKVTDLISGISIRVYPVGRLDYDTSGLLILTNDGDLTYKLTHPAHEVNKTYIAEVIGIPDESKLDKLRQGIPIEDYVTSPAQVNIIDKNKSTAILEITIHEGKNRQVRKMCSAIGHEVKNLKRAAIGNLKLNDLALGKWRYLSEEEINYLRTL, encoded by the coding sequence TTGGAGGAAAGGCTTCAAAAATTTTTGGCAAGAAGCGGAATAGCATCCCGCCGAAAGTGCGAAGAGCTTATAAAGGAAGGTACTATAAAAGTAAACGGAGTAACTGTTACAGATATGGGGATAAAGATAGACAGTAAAAAGGATGTTATAAGCTACAAAGATAAGGTTATAACTATTAATGGTGAAAAGGTTTATATAATATTAAATAAGCCCTGCGGCTACATAACAACAACCAAGGAACAGTTTAACAGAAAAAAAGTGACGGATTTGATAAGTGGGATTTCAATCCGTGTCTATCCCGTAGGTCGCTTAGATTATGACACTTCAGGTCTCTTGATATTGACAAACGACGGGGACTTGACTTATAAGCTGACGCATCCCGCCCATGAAGTAAACAAGACCTATATTGCAGAAGTCATAGGTATACCTGATGAATCAAAGCTTGATAAGTTAAGGCAGGGTATTCCCATAGAAGATTATGTTACATCCCCTGCTCAGGTAAATATAATTGATAAAAATAAAAGTACCGCCATCCTTGAAATTACCATACATGAAGGGAAAAACCGTCAGGTAAGAAAAATGTGCAGTGCCATAGGACATGAGGTTAAAAATTTAAAACGGGCTGCTATAGGTAATCTTAAACTTAATGATTTAGCTTTGGGAAAATGGCGGTATTTATCTGAAGAAGAAATAAATTATTTGCGTACTTTGTAA
- a CDS encoding FAD-dependent oxidoreductase, producing MKVVVIGGGWSGCASALTAKYAGADVTILEKTDMILGLGNVGGIMRNNGRYTAAEEIINLGAGELLEITDKASLHTKVNFPGHNHASLYDVTKVGPMMQNLLISKDINIMYMARVVDVNKDKGKIKGVYLATGEYIEGDIFIETTGSTGPMGNCLRYGNGCSMCILRCPSFGPRVSISKRAGIEDLLGQRGDESYGAFSGSCELCKESLSDEIVEKLNSEGVVILPVPKEDINMDKLKVKVCQQYALDEYAENIILLDTGYAKLMTTYYPIEKLRKVKGLERARYVDPYSGGKGNSIRYLSMAPRNNGMKVEGLDNLLCAGEKSGLFVGHTEAMATGSLAGHNSVRLALGIPLLELPHNTAIGDIISFANQMVKTPEGLKTRYTFAGADYFQRMKDLNLYTTDNEKIKERIERIGLLNIYKEKIV from the coding sequence ATTAAGGTTGTTGTAATAGGCGGAGGATGGTCGGGATGCGCCTCGGCATTGACTGCAAAATATGCCGGTGCCGATGTAACCATTCTTGAAAAGACCGATATGATTTTAGGCCTGGGAAACGTAGGGGGCATAATGAGGAATAACGGAAGATATACTGCTGCCGAAGAGATAATAAACTTAGGTGCAGGAGAACTGCTTGAAATAACAGACAAAGCCTCCTTGCATACAAAGGTGAACTTTCCCGGCCATAATCATGCCAGCTTATATGACGTAACAAAAGTTGGCCCCATGATGCAGAATTTACTTATCTCAAAGGATATAAATATTATGTATATGGCAAGGGTCGTAGATGTCAATAAGGACAAAGGCAAAATAAAAGGAGTCTATCTTGCAACCGGAGAATATATTGAAGGTGACATCTTTATTGAAACCACCGGCTCCACCGGGCCTATGGGAAATTGTTTAAGATACGGTAATGGATGCTCCATGTGCATATTGCGCTGCCCATCCTTCGGCCCCAGAGTAAGTATAAGCAAGAGAGCGGGCATTGAGGATTTATTAGGTCAACGAGGAGATGAAAGCTACGGAGCCTTCAGCGGCTCCTGCGAACTATGCAAAGAGTCCTTAAGCGATGAAATAGTTGAAAAGCTAAATAGTGAAGGAGTTGTTATTTTACCTGTTCCCAAAGAGGATATTAATATGGATAAATTGAAAGTTAAGGTGTGCCAGCAATATGCGCTGGATGAGTACGCCGAAAACATCATCTTGCTGGATACCGGCTATGCAAAGCTTATGACCACGTATTATCCCATTGAAAAGCTGAGAAAGGTTAAAGGATTAGAGCGGGCAAGGTATGTGGATCCTTATTCCGGAGGCAAAGGGAATTCCATAAGATACTTGTCTATGGCTCCCAGAAACAACGGAATGAAGGTGGAGGGTTTGGATAACCTTTTATGCGCCGGTGAAAAATCCGGGCTTTTTGTAGGCCACACAGAAGCCATGGCAACGGGATCCTTAGCAGGCCATAATTCTGTTCGCCTGGCACTGGGAATACCTCTTTTAGAGCTTCCTCACAATACTGCCATAGGAGATATCATTTCTTTTGCAAACCAAATGGTTAAAACTCCTGAAGGCTTAAAAACCAGATATACCTTTGCGGGTGCAGATTATTTTCAAAGGATGAAAGATCTTAATCTCTACACCACCGATAACGAGAAAATAAAGGAGAGAATTGAGCGGATAGGACTTCTCAATATATATAAAGAAAAAATAGTATGA